From the genome of Labrus bergylta chromosome 12, fLabBer1.1, whole genome shotgun sequence, one region includes:
- the casz1 gene encoding zinc finger protein castor homolog 1 isoform X6, which yields MPCFVERILPGQEGEVRQCAQGGLLPAERSLCTETTSGKSKMAAKRKGGLKLNAICAKLSRQVVFDSSSQNAEGDQSVAENSERGSSLYDDNETNFPESLSLNQSLEEDQKRREAIEKWVNGEYGDEPPAPEDEQEHELKVSNDEDSPPEGVYMVHPKGCSDDEEEAEPTAGSHDSSFHNDKEPEDKPSKDVTYMQPSEAQSRQAPFSSPGEASALRDYAANTMNEFLGMFGYDDQQVRDELTKKISFEKLKAATSDPSSLSSEEASRRARFSKYEEYIRKLKAGETLPWPMHASPPKPDDLNSKLAQDKSATMLQTPGCLPGAEAQIYPSSLDHKQPGGPQLGTSQPANPSHIQNLASRASKYDFFIQKLKMGESLQQQNGNAYKRPSKYDLENVKFLHLFKPGEGNPDMGGAIAFKTGKVGRPSKYDIRTIQKLMPGTPEASLMPNVLATAPGNPGAPGVPTVGAAGASIAPGLTMDQTGHLSFNASDYLKSSFSKTDSITTGTVSSVKNGLPPDKPPSDDINLYQKYIARFSGSQHCGHVHCAYQYREHYHCMDPECNYQRFTSKQDVIRHYNMHKKRDNSLQHGFMRFSPLDDCSVYYHGCHLNGKSTHYHCMQVGCSKVYTSTSDVMTHENFHKKNAQLINDGFQRFRATEDCGTVGCQFYGQKTTHFHCRRPGCTFTFKNKCDIEKHKSYHIKDDAYAKDGFKKFYKYEECKYEGCVYSKATNHFHCIRSGCGFTFTSTSQMTSHKRKHERRHIRSSSVMGLSSAYLAPKDEQEESSNDDLMDFSAISSKNSSLSASPTTQQSTTVPHLLATPTTTVSSSSGHALKPAPSLPSAGQRMSTLLSQALPSNMPVALALSNSALASSNPFFSLMPRLPLQPHLPAASLISAVSSGTHSMPTDSLTQGCSTPMSDGVMTSTPTSFTTSSIMEKISASKGLISPMMARLAAAALKPSNNPDIGNGQLTSSSQFNLVQVKQEPVDINSGASQDSTQEHSLDLSKKDHSNESNGHPVPGNTSLLSSLMNKMSQVNPALFNAMNLKAELEVSQGSSNPEAAQYLHSVLKRPMAEKHTEIWRKYLRRFDTDDFCEAQCDFLQKVHFHCLVEDCGALFSTVDGAIKHANFHLRATLKVKSEPQFGEGKDSSDGASLQPAAPVSIANNPSMDVAHLTSSGGYSSPPPSLLAWKQLTGSIPQMPASMPNLPANSPLATTSLENAKPQVKPGFLQFQENDPCLATDCKYSNKFHFHCLFGNCKYVCKTSGKAESHCLDHINPNNNLVNVRDQFSYYSLQCLCPNQHCEFRMRGHYHCLRPGCYFVTNITTKLPWHVKKHEKAERRAANGFKYFTKREECGRLGCKYNQVNSHFHCIREGCQFSFLLKHQMTSHARKHMRRMLGKNFDRVPSQMMSHGQRADEMQHVSGMMSGHLGNQSGINSGFSSSMMDETDDYMDYMGGGGSPLGLSSESSNQDRSCTSTPVGPDGSPAGNTISIPTATGSKKRFWIIEDMSPFGKRRKTASSRKMLDEGMMLEGFRRYDLYENCKDPGCQFSLKVTHYHCTRENCGYKFCGRTHMYKHAQHHDRVDNLVLDDFKRFKSSLSCNFSDCQFSGNSTHFHCLRCGFRCTDSTKVTAHRKHHGKQDVISAAGFCQFSSSVDCTVPDCKYKLKCSHFHCTFPECKHTVVGMSQMDSHKRKHEKQERGELPSVSPKQEVLHHLGGGVSAIPQVPVGLSTSSPGGIHGLSHTINSNTRSMLYPTGGMGSEYNHPYPPSSISLDSSLNLGTDTSSSLFFLKNAAGLGLSDSLDLSKKIHLETERDGHNPGNLLGLSTAQDDTTGTSGEAEDDLSPEEEAHAEEEDEEEEEEEEAEEEQNSDSNDDSMAEPDGEKNNGESFDASVNHTDSSQLEKHDADP from the exons CTGAAAGGAGTTTATGCACTGAAACGACCTCAGGAAAATCCAAGATGGCCGCCAAAAGGAAAGGTGGCCTAAAACTCAATGCTATCTGTGCCAAGCTGAGCCGCCAGGTGGTGTTCGACAGCAGCTCCCAGAATGCAGAGGGAGACCAGAGTGTGGCAGAAAACAGCGAGCGTGGCAGTTCCCTCTACGATGACAATGAGACCAACTTCCCCGAGAGCCTGAGCCTAAATCAGAGCCTAGAGGAGGACCAGAAGAGACGCGAGGCCATCGAGAAGTGGGTCAACGGCGAGTATGGCGATGAGCCACCAGCTCCTGAGGATGAACAGGAGCATGAACTCAAAGTCAGCAATGATGAAGACAGCCCTCCTGAAGGTGTCTACATGGTACATCCCAAAGGCTGCAGTGACGACGAAGAGGAGGCCGAGCCCACGGCAGGGTCTCATGATAGCAGTTTCCATAATGACAAAGAACCTGAAGACAAGCCTTCGAAAGATGTTACCTACATGCAGCCAAGCGAGGCCCAGAGTCGCCAAGCACCTTTCTCCTCTCCAG GAGAAGCATCTGCCCTGCGAGACTATGCAGCCAACACCATGAATGAATTTTTGGGAATGTTCGGTTATGATGACCAGCAGGTAAGGGATGAGCTGACCAAGAAGATCAGCTTTGAGAAACTCAAAGCCGCTACCTCAGACCCCTCATCCCTCAGCAGCGAGGAGGCCTCACGACGCGCCCGCTTCTCCAAGTACGAAGAGTACATACGAAAGCTGAAAGCCGGTGAGACCCTACCCTGGCCCATGCATGCTTCCCCACCCAAACCAGATGACCTCAACTCAAAACTGGCTCAAGATAAGAGTGCTACTATGCTCCAGACCCCTGGATGCCTCCCAGGGGCCGAGGCACAGATCTACCCTTCAAGCCTGGACCACAAACAGCCAGGAGGACCTCAGCTGGGCACCTCTCAGCCAGCAAATCCCTCTCACATTCAGAACCTGGCGTCCCGAGCCTCAAAGTATGACTTCTTTATTCAGAAGCTGAAGATGGGTGAGAGTCTACAGCAGCAGAACGGCAATGCTTACAAACGACCCTCCAAGTACGACTTGGAGAATGTCAAATTCCTGCACCTCTTCAAGCCTGGTGAGGGCAACCCTGACATGGGCGGTGCCATCGCCTTTAAAACTGGCAAAGTGGGCCGTCCTTCGAAGTATGACATCAGAACAATTCAGAAGCTGATGCCAGGTACACCAGAGGCCTCACTGATGCCCAATGTCCTCGCAACAGCACCCGGAAACCCAGGAGCTCCTGGAGTTCCAACTGTAGGTGCAGCTGGGGCCAGCATCGCCCCAGGGCTCACAATGGACCAGACTGGACACTTAAGCTTCAACGCCTCTGACTACCTGAAGTCCAGCTTTTCCAAGACTGACTCCATCACCACTGGCACTGTGTCCTCTGTGAA GAATGGCCTGCCACCAGATAAACCCCCCAGCGACGACATCAACCTCTACCAGAAATATATTGCCAG gttCTCTGGGAGTCAACACTGTGGACATGTGCACTGTGCGTACCAGTACAGAGAGCATTACCACTGCATGGACCCTGAGTGTAACTACCAG AGGTTTACCAGTAAGCAAGATGTTATCAGGCACTACAACATGCACAAGAAGAGGGACAACTCTCTGCAGCATGGCTTCATGCGCTTCAGCCCTCTGGATGACTGCAGTGTCTACTACCATGGCTGCCACCTCAATGGAAAAAGCACCCATTACCACTGCATGCAG GTGGGCTGCAGCAAAGTGTACACCAGCACCTCAGATGTCATGACTCATGAAAACTTCCATAAAAAGAATGCCCAGCTGATCAACGATGGCTTCCAGAGATTTCGTGCCACTGAGGACTGCGGCACAGTCGGTTGTCAGTTCTACGGGCAGAAGACTACACACTTCCACTGCAG GCGTCCAGGCTGCACATTCACTTTCAAGAACAAGTGTGACATTGAGAAGCACAAGAGCTACCACATCAAGGATGATGCCTACGCCAAAGATGGCTTCAAGAAGTTCTATAAGTATGAGGAGTGCAAGTACGAAGGCTGCGTGTACAGCAAAGCAACCAACCACTTCCACTGCATCCGCTCCGGCTGCGGCTTTACCTTTACCTCCACTAGCCAGATGACCTCCCACAAGCGTAAACACGAACGCCGTCACATCCGCTCCTCCAGTGTTATGGGCCTCTCCTCCGCCTACCTGGCACCAAAGGATGAGCAAGAGGAGTCAAGCAACGATGACCTGATGGACTTCTCAGCCATCAGCAGCAAGAACTCCAGCCTGAGTGCCTCGCCTACGACCCAGCAGTCCACCACTGTGCCGCACCTTTTGGCCACACCCACCACCACAGTCTCCTCCTCATCTGGTCATGCCCTCAAACCTGCACCCTCGCTGCCCAGTGCAGGCCAGCGTATGTCCACCCTGCTGTCCCAGGCTCTGCCCAGCAACATGCCTGTGGCCCTTGCTCTTTCCAACAGTGCCCTGGCCTCTTCCAACCCGTTCTTCTCCCTCATGCCCAGGCTGCCTCTCCAACCACATCTGCCAGCCGCTAGTCTGATTTCAGCTGTATCTTCTGGAACCCACTCCATGCCAACTGATTCACTGACCCAGGGGTGTTCCACACCGATGTCAGATGGAGTCATGACATCTACCCCGACCTCCTtcaccacctcctccatcaTGGAGAAGATCTCGGCAAGCAAAGGTCTGATCTCGCCCATGATGGCCAGACTGGCAGCTGCTGCCCTGAAGCCCTCCAATAACCCAGACATAG GGAATGGGCAGCTGACTTCATCCAGCCAGTTCAATCTGGTTCAAGTGAAGCAGGAGCCTGTGGACATCAACTCTGGGGCCTCCCAAGACTCAACGCAGGAACATAGCCTGGACCTGAGCAAAAAAGACCACAG TAATGAATCAAACGGACACCCTGTACCAGGGAATACATCTCTTTTATCCTCGCTTATGAATAAG ATGTCACAGGTGAACCCTGCCCTGTTCAACGCCATGAACCTGAAggcagagctggaggtgagCCAGGGCAGCAGCAACCCAGAAGCTGCACAGTATCTGCACAGTGTACTGAAGAGGCCCATGGCGGAAAAACACACTGAGATCTGGAGAAAATACCTCCGCAG GTTTGACACTGATGACTTCTGTGAGGCTCAGTGTGACTTCCTTCAGAAAGTACACTTTCACTGCCTGGTTGAGGACTGTGGTGCACTCTTCAGTACTGTGGATGGGGCAATAAAACATGCCAA CTTCCACCTCCGAGCCACCTTGAAAGTGAAGTCTGAGCCTCAGTTTGGTGAGGGAAAGGACTCCAGTGATGGAGCCTCGCTGCAGCCTGCTGCTCCTGTCTCTATTGCCAACAATCCCTCCATGGATGTTGCGCACCTCACCTCCTCTGGTGGCTAcagctctcctcctccctccctgctgGCCTGGAAGCAGCTGACCGGCAGCATCCCACAGATGCCAGCCTCGATGCCTAACCTGCCAGCTAACTCCCCTCTTGCTACCACTTCTCTGGAGAATGCGAAGCCACAAGTCAAACCTGGTTTCCTGCAATTCCAGGAAAA TGATCCCTGTTTGGCTACTGACTGTAAGTACTCAAACAAGTTCCACTTCCACTGCTTGTTTGGGAATTGCAAGTATGTGTGCAAAACATCTGGCAAGGCAGAGTCCCACTGTTTGGACCACATCAACCCCAACAACAATCTGGTCAATGTCCGCGACCAGTTTTCCTACTACTCTCTCCAGTGTCTGTGTCCCAACCAG CACTGTGAGTTCAGAATGAGGGGCCACTATCACTGTCTGCGGCCAGGCTGCTACTTTGTCACTAACATCACCACCAAGCTGCCGTGGCATGTCAAGAAGCATGAGAAAGCAGAGCGTCGCGCTGCCAATGGCTTCAAATATTTCACCAAGAGGGAGGAATGTGGGAGACtgg gttGTAAATATAACCAAGTCAACAGCCACTTCCACTGCATCCGTGAAGGTTGCCAGTTCTCCTTCCTGCTAAAGCACCAAATGACCTCACATGCTCGCAAACACATGAGGCGGATGCTGGGGAAGAACTTTGACAGAGTTCCATCCCAG ATGATGTCACACGGTCAGAGGGCAGATGAGATGCAGCATGTATCCGGCATGATGTCTGGACATTTAGGAAACCAGTCTGGCATCAACTCCGGCTTCTCCTCATCCATGATGGATGAAACTGACGATTACATGGACTACATGGGAGGAGGTGGCAGCCCCCTGGGCCTCTCTTCTGAATCCTCCAACCAGGACCGGAGCTGCACCAGCACCCCTGTAGGTCCTGATGGTTCCCCAGCAG GCAACACCATCTCCATTCCCACTGCCACCGGTTCAAAGAAGCGCTTCTGGATCATCGAAGACATGTCGCCATTCGGCAAACGCCGCAAGACCGCATCTTCCCGTAAGATGCTCGATGAGGGTATGATGCTGGAGGGCTTCAGGCGCTATGACCTCTACGAGAACTGCAAGGACCCAGGCTGCCAGTTTTCTCTGAAGGTGACCCATTACCACTGCACCCGTGAAAACTGCGGCTACAAGTTCTGCGGCCGCACCCACATGTACAAGCACGCGCAGCACCACGACCGTGTGGACAACCTAGTTCTGGATGACTTCAAACGCTTTAAATCGTCCCTCAGCTGCAACTTCTCCGACTGCCAGTTTTCAGGCAACAGCACCCACTTCCACTGCCTGCGCTGCGGCTTCCGCTGTACCGACAGCACCAAAGTGACGGCCCACCGCAAGCACCACGGCAAGCAAGATGTGATCAGCGCCGCGGGCTTCTGCCAGTTCAGCTCCAGTGTGGATTGCACGGTTCCTGACTGCaaatacaagctcaagtgcTCCCACTTTCACTGCACCTTCCCAGAGTGTAAGCACACAGTGGTCGGCATGTCCCAGATGGACTCCCACAAGAGGAAGCATGAAAAGCAGGAGCGCGGTGAACTGCCGTCTGTGTCAccaaaacaggaagtgttgcACCACCTGGGTGGAGGTGTGTCAGCAATCCCTCAAGTCCCTGTGGGTCTCTCTACATCCTCACCTGGAGGCATTCATGGGTTGTCACACACCATCAACAGCAACACTCGCTCAATGCTCTACCCAACAGGTGGAATGGGTTCTGAGTACAACCACCCGTACCCGCCCTCCTCCATCAGCCTGGACAGCTCCCTAAACCTGGGCACAGATACCAGCAGCTCCCTGTTCTTCCTGAAGAACGCAGCCGGTCTGGGTCTCAGCGACTCTCTAGACCTCAGCAAGAAGATACACCTGGAGACAGAGCGCGATGGCCACAACCCTGGGAACCTGCTGGGTCTGTCAACAGCTCAGGACGACACCACGGGAACGTCCGGAGAGGCTGAAGATGACCTGTCGCCAGAGGAGGAGGCGCacgcagaggaggaggatgaagaagaagaggaggaggaggaggcagaggaggagcaaAACTCTGACTCAAATGATGATTCAATGGCAGAGCCCGATGGTGAAAAGAACAATGGCGAGAGTTTTGATGCTTCCGTTAACCACACTGATTCTTCCCAACTGGAAAAGCATGACGCTGAcccatga